In Euphorbia lathyris chromosome 2, ddEupLath1.1, whole genome shotgun sequence, the sequence TGTTGTGTCAAGAGTTTTTGAGTGCTAATTAATTAGCCTGGATGCATATTTATGGTGCTTTCATTCAGTGAAGTTTGAACATTCCATATGAGAGTTATCTGTGGAACCTTCTCTTGGTTATAGTTAGTGTTGCTTTGGTGATTGTCGCTGCTGGATTGTCATTGCTAGAGTATCATTCAATATCGGGTGGCCTTGTAGTTATTCTTGTCTGCTAATTTAATATTAGTCTGTCcttctattttaaaaaatacatacTTTTTTTCCAAATCAACTACTTAGTCCTTCCATCCAGAATTCTTTTAGtcaaaagttaaattttataCAAAATGTCATGTATAACAAGTTTGGTGTTTGGACGCACAGAATTCTAGACAGAGGGACTAAGTAgttcattttgaaaaattcaGGGACTCCATAATCTTTTACAAAATGTCATGTATAACAAGTTTGATGTTTCGACGCACAGAATTCTAGACAGAGGGACTAAGTAgttcattttgaaaaattcaGGGACTCCATAATCTATTCTTTGAAATAGAAGGAGCAACtcggggactaataaattatttaccattaTTATTTGATCTCTTGGCTTTAGGTATATGTAAGGGTCTTTTGGAAATGTTTTTACCTTTGTTGTTGATTTTGGGAGAGTACACCAGTATATATTTATGTATGTGCGCATGATGCTTCtgtttttattctttttgctAAAACTGGTTCTACTTTTGCACTGGTCTTTGATCATTAGAAATGTACTTCTGTTTTTCTGAGCTTTATACAGCATATTCAGATACTAATATTGCAAGTTGTCTCTGGTAATTATAGAAGgcttattattttctttcctaaggTTCAAGTGGGAGGATCACCTTGGTACAAAGTTGAAAGGAAGTTGGGTAAAGGTGGGTTTGGTCAGGTGTTTGTTGGTCGTCGTGTAGGTGGAAATGAACGAGGTCCTGGTCTCCTCGAGGTAAAATGGTACTGTTGTTATCTCCTTATATAGTATCAAAGCTTTTTCATGTCataactttcttttttttttctccaaaatGTTTTCTTTAAGGTGGCTTTGAAATTTGAGCATAGAAACAGTAAAGGTTGTAGTTATGGTCCCCCATACGAGTGGCAAGTTTATAAGTAAGTTCTTTCATCTTCTTGTCTCTTTGTGAGGCCAATTTTGTAtttattatttgtatttttttttctttatccaTCACCCATTTTTGTTCTACAGCACTCTTGGTGGTAGCCATGGGGTGCCCAGAGTACACTATAAGGGAAGGCAAGGGGATTATTATGTCATGGTATGATCTAGAATCTTATGTTTTTTCACCTTCTCATTTTTATctgttgatttaatttttactcATGCATTTCCAGGTTATGGACATGCTAGGGCCTAGCCTTTGGGATGTATGGAATTCTTCTGGGCAGGCGTGAGGATTTAAAGCATTTACTCTTGTATTTGCTTTTATGTTCTtgcatgttttctttttctctttctccttGCATGTGGTTTCTTTTCCTATATTGCTGATAAATCCCGTTTAGCTCACCTATTTGTACTATTAATAAACCTTAAATGTTTTGAATGTAGATTTCTACTTTATTATCCTTTGGATATGtgcatgtaatttttttttaattttttaattttctttctcttcttttttgtACATAGAATGTCCTCAGAGATGGTGGCATGTATTGCTGTTGAATCTCTATCAATCTTAGACAAGATGCATTCGAGGGGGTATGTGAGTTTTGTGCAATTATCAAATTGAGGTTATATATTGTTTTCCTGATCAAAATATGCGTTCACAATTTGAAATTAGAGGCACAATTTTTTTATTCCAGTTTCAAAAATATTGCTTTATCAAAATTTAGATTCATCCTTTTTATTGTTTTAGCTATGTGCATGGAGATGTAAAGCCGGAGAACTTCTTACTTGGTCAGCCAGGTTCATCACAAGAGAAGAAGTTATTTCTTGTTGACCTTGGATTAGGTGATAAATTGTCTTCTTTCTGAagtatttaatttaattcagtTCATGATCCTTTAATATTATTACACATGATGCTATCATACAACAGCTACCAAGTGGCGAGATGGTCCTAGTGGACAACACGTCGAATATGACCAACGACCTGATATGTTCAGGTAAGAGCATGGGGTCTTATTGTCAATCCAATTGATTGGTCATTGCTCATGATCTTTTCCTTTTTGATATTGCTAGGGGGACTGTTCGATATGCTAGTGTTCATGCTCACTTGGGAAGAACTGCTAGTAGGAGGGATGATCTTGAATCTCTAGCATATACACTTATCTTCCTGCATCGGGGAAGATTGCCGTGGCAAGGTTATCAGGTATAGCAATACTCGCTACGACATGCATGCATGCATACTTGTTGTATGCAGGTAAATTATACACCCATGGCCGTTATGACCATTAAACttcaaaatgtaacataaaggccactcaactttacactttctaatattatggccactaaacttcaatcacggctcaaaatgaccattgacgatctcaaaataaaaaattcgaagaattgatgatattctaagcaactttaattcttcaaaattttcgttttgaggtcatttaggtgttgtttgtttagaatgcggtttcatggtaaatgtcgttctaaacaactttaattcttgaacattTCCATTTTGTGTTGTGTtagttaaagtttagtggccataatgttaggAAGTCTAAAGCTGAGTGGATTTTATGTTAccttttgaagtttagtggtgataccgtgaaaatgagtaaagtttagtggccatgagtgtaatttaccctgttATATGCATATACAAGTGCAATGTATTGGTAGGTTTCCTTGTTAGAATTATATGCTGAAACTTCTCAcatttatgtttattttaaatatactaTAGGGTGACAACAAGTCCTTCTTAGTTTGCAAAAAGAAGATGGCAGTGTCTCCTGAAATGTTGTGTTGCTTTTGTCCTCCACCTCTTAAGCAATTTCTTGAAATTGTGGTGAATATGAAATTTGATGAAGAACCAAACTATTCCAAGTTAATCTCTTTGTTTGAGGGTCTACTAGGACCAAATCCAGCTATAAGGCCCATAAACACCGAGGGTGCTCAAAAGGTAACTGCAATGCAATTGAATTTTTATCCTTCCCATTATTTTTTTTGGCTTGTATAATTATATCTCGTACATTCTATCAGATCATCTGCCAAGTTGGTCAAAAGCGTGGTAGGTTGAATATTGAGGAAGATGATGATGGGCAACCTAGGAAGAAGGTCCGATTAGGAGTACCTGCCACACAATGGATTTCTATTTACAATGCTAGGTTACCAATGAAACAAAGGTGGGGCTCTGTACTTTTTTGTCCAGAAATGGTTGATTTGTTTGCAAAGATTTTAAGTTACTTGGGAGCTGTAACTATGTTGTGGTCTTATTCTTGAAGTTTGATAAGCTAATTGTTGGATTGATGTCTTATTTACACATCATTGAAGTCTTTTTAATTAGTAGGATCTATGTGCATATCGTTAAAATTTAGTTCTATATAAATACAATCTAAGAACAGTAGTATTGTTGGAACTATTAGTATTTCACTGATTTGAAATTTAACATTCACAAGTTTAAGCAAATAGTAatggcttaatgcttctccagcccccttaacttgtccaaattggtcattttacccctccaactcatcgaatgtcctatttacccccttaactccataaaaatggtatttctcacccccttaacttgtccaaatttgtcattttaccccttctcaactcatcgaatatcctatttacccccttaactccataaaagtggtatttctcaccacttatgatcttatttaccctcttaactccataaaaatggtatttcttatccctttataatagtcaaaaaagttgaaaagagaaagaacgaataaaaaatacaaataacaagaacattaatataaacaagttaaatacattatatgtagggataatgtaccaaaataggcctatgatgtttaggaaagtatcaatttaggttccacttacaaaatagcataaatataggtttaatgtttaaaaaaagttatcaatttaggcttcgataacggattgtaaggggtgaaaaataccacttttatggagttaaggggggtaaatagaacattctataagttggggggataaatggacaagttgagggggtgagaaataccacttttatggagttaagggggtaaataggacatttgatgagttgagggggtaaaatgatcaatttggacaagttaagggggctggggaAGCATTAGGCCAATAGTAATTGATCTATAAACAATCAAATCATTCACTATTAATAGTAAGAGAATTATCTAAATTTGCACATGTAGTtggatttcttttctttgaatGAGTGTAAGTGTTCTTCTGGCTGTTTGATTAATGATTATGAACATAGTTGTCAAATCGGATTGGACTCTTGAATCGAAATCCTCTTTTGTGACTCTCTGTGACTCGTGAATCTAACcgtaagattcagttcaaattcacaatattataaaaaaaataaaatgtgttaaaaaacTTGAAAGCACTAAATCAATTATGGCAATTTTTAACAACCGTCCATGTCTTGGCTGGATGAAATTGTGGCAGTAggaatagtattttttttttatcttttttaatttcttcattttcttattttagtTTTACTTTCCTCCTTTTACACCCTAGCACTGACTTGTTGCTGCCGCCTCAAATCCAGCCCTCACTTTCCTTCTTAAATTCTCCATTAGTTTCTGCTTTCCATTCAAGAAGAcatagtttctatttttgtctCCTTTTTCTTAAATTCACCTTTAGTTACTGCTTTCCATTCAAGAAGACCTAGTTTccatttttctcttctttttcttaaatTCTCCATTAGTTTCTGCCTTCCATTCAAGAAGCCCTTGTTTCCATTTTTGTCTCCTTTTTTCTTAAATTCTCCAGTAGTTTCTGCTTTCTATTCAAGAAGACCTAGTTTCCATTTTTGTCTCCTTTTTCTTAATACCAACCATGAATTTCTCCCTTAATATctgctttcctttttcttaaCACCAAGCGTGATTTTCTCCCTTAATTTctgctttcctttttcttaaCGCCAAACATGATTTTCTCCCTTAAtttctgctttttttttttttttttttttctaaaatttgtGGACGGCTGATTTATAGCCTCCGCCCCTGATCATTAGCCATGTCCAAGATTCGGCTGACTCGATTGACTTGCCTGATTCGCATGAGTCAGTACCGATTGAGACAATTCGGCACCGAGTCTTGGTCGAGTTTGAATCTCCCTATAGAGACGGATCGAAAGCTACCTGACTCGAACCACGACTCGTATGAGTTTGATAACAGTGATTAAGATCTGGATATGGAAGCTTACTGCTTCCTGATCTGGATATGATTTTCCTAGCatatttgttttataattttacTATGCTACTAGGTACCATTACAATGTTGCTGATGGAAGGTTGGCACAACATGTGGATAGAGGGATTGCTGATGGTTTGCTGATAAGTAGTGTAGCATCTTCCTCTAATCTCTGGGCATTAATAATGGACGCTGGAACTGGTTTCACAAGCCAGGTTTATGAACTATCACCTATTTTCTTACACAAGGTGAATCTGGCTCTACGTATGCACGCAtcatatttttctttctttccataCAATTAACAGCAAGCATTGAAACAATGAGCtaaattttcttccaaaataaCAGGAATGGATTA encodes:
- the LOC136218650 gene encoding casein kinase 1-like protein HD16 isoform X1; its protein translation is MPELRSRVRRGCAGLAPLNRQPEESPQQQNCVKTCAAVAKERKRPRTRLETRRLNRQGKGDNKVIVASERNDCDFLNLERKNKGKKILAAVAVEHKKDILDKANVGVMGDDSGGLSANKAVGQDEEGSTAPFPEKVQVGGSPWYKVERKLGKGGFGQVFVGRRVGGNERGPGLLEVALKFEHRNSKGCSYGPPYEWQVYNTLGGSHGVPRVHYKGRQGDYYVMVMDMLGPSLWDVWNSSGQAMSSEMVACIAVESLSILDKMHSRGYVHGDVKPENFLLGQPGSSQEKKLFLVDLGLATKWRDGPSGQHVEYDQRPDMFRGTVRYASVHAHLGRTASRRDDLESLAYTLIFLHRGRLPWQGYQGDNKSFLVCKKKMAVSPEMLCCFCPPPLKQFLEIVVNMKFDEEPNYSKLISLFEGLLGPNPAIRPINTEGAQKIICQVGQKRGRLNIEEDDDGQPRKKVRLGVPATQWISIYNARLPMKQRYHYNVADGRLAQHVDRGIADGLLISSVASSSNLWALIMDAGTGFTSQVYELSPIFLHKEWIMDQWEKNYYISSIAGATNGSSLVVMSKGTQYTQQSYKVSDSFPFKWINKKWREGFHVTSMATAGSRWGVVMSRNAGFSDQVVELDFLYPSEGIHRRWDNGFRITSTAATFDQAALILSVPRRKPGDETQETLRTSQFPSTHVKEKWAKNLYLACLCYGRTVS
- the LOC136218650 gene encoding casein kinase 1-like protein HD16 isoform X2 — its product is MYGILLGRREDLKHLLLMSSEMVACIAVESLSILDKMHSRGYVHGDVKPENFLLGQPGSSQEKKLFLVDLGLATKWRDGPSGQHVEYDQRPDMFRGTVRYASVHAHLGRTASRRDDLESLAYTLIFLHRGRLPWQGYQGDNKSFLVCKKKMAVSPEMLCCFCPPPLKQFLEIVVNMKFDEEPNYSKLISLFEGLLGPNPAIRPINTEGAQKIICQVGQKRGRLNIEEDDDGQPRKKVRLGVPATQWISIYNARLPMKQRYHYNVADGRLAQHVDRGIADGLLISSVASSSNLWALIMDAGTGFTSQVYELSPIFLHKEWIMDQWEKNYYISSIAGATNGSSLVVMSKGTQYTQQSYKVSDSFPFKWINKKWREGFHVTSMATAGSRWGVVMSRNAGFSDQVVELDFLYPSEGIHRRWDNGFRITSTAATFDQAALILSVPRRKPGDETQETLRTSQFPSTHVKEKWAKNLYLACLCYGRTVS